From the Pseudoxanthobacter soli DSM 19599 genome, one window contains:
- a CDS encoding amino acid ABC transporter ATP-binding protein: MTQVQSSAAGAAIQSEVVPDVAIELIGVNKWYGQFHVLKDIHLKVKRGERIVVCGPSGSGKSTMIRCINRLEEHQAGSIIVDNIELTNDLKRIDEVRREVGMVFQHFNLFPHLTILENCTLAPIWVRKMPKREAEELAMHFLTRVRIPDQAKKYPGQLSGGQQQRVAIARALCMRPKVMLFDEPTSALDPEMVKEVLDTMVSLANDGMTMLCVTHEMGFARQVADRVIFMDAGQIVEQNEPNAFFSNPQHERTKLFLSQILH; the protein is encoded by the coding sequence GTCATCCGCGGCCGGTGCGGCGATCCAGTCCGAAGTGGTGCCGGACGTCGCCATCGAGCTGATCGGCGTCAACAAGTGGTACGGCCAGTTCCATGTGCTGAAGGACATCCACCTCAAGGTGAAGCGCGGCGAGCGCATCGTCGTCTGCGGACCGTCCGGATCCGGCAAGTCCACCATGATCCGGTGCATCAACCGGCTGGAGGAGCATCAGGCGGGCTCGATCATCGTCGACAACATCGAGCTGACCAACGATCTGAAGCGCATCGACGAGGTGCGCCGCGAGGTCGGCATGGTCTTCCAGCACTTCAACCTGTTCCCGCATCTCACGATCCTCGAGAACTGCACGCTCGCCCCGATCTGGGTGCGCAAGATGCCGAAGCGCGAGGCCGAGGAACTGGCCATGCACTTCCTGACCCGCGTGCGCATCCCCGATCAGGCGAAGAAATATCCGGGCCAGCTCTCCGGCGGCCAGCAGCAGCGCGTCGCCATCGCCCGCGCGCTGTGCATGCGCCCGAAGGTCATGCTGTTCGACGAGCCGACGTCGGCGCTCGATCCGGAAATGGTGAAGGAGGTGCTCGACACCATGGTCAGCCTCGCCAACGACGGCATGACCATGCTGTGCGTGACCCACGAGATGGGCTTCGCCCGTCAGGTCGCGGACCGGGTGATCTTCATGGACGCCGGCCAGATCGTGGAGCAGAACGAGCCGAACGCGTTCTTCTCCAATCCCCAGCACGAGCGCACCAAGCTGTTCCTGTCGCAGATCCTGCACTGA
- the sseA gene encoding 3-mercaptopyruvate sulfurtransferase, which translates to MAPTAAASQPRSSAAPHLVDAAWLKSHLGEPKLRVLDASWHLPTSGREGKQDFVAGHIPGAAFFDIDAISDSTRGLPHMLPTPANFAAAVGKLGIGTDDTIVIYDTVGLFSAPRVWWSFRAMGATDVHVLDGGLPAWVAAGGTLARGPAMTSARTFVPAFDATKVASLDDVKAALTTGSAVVADARPADRFIGTTPEPRPGLRCGHMPGARNLPFTRLIENGRMKPAAEIARLFAEAGIDTTRPIITSCGSGVTAAVLSLALATIGVEDVRLYDGSWTEWGGKADVPVVTGPAT; encoded by the coding sequence ATGGCTCCTACAGCCGCCGCATCGCAGCCACGCAGCAGCGCCGCGCCCCACCTGGTGGACGCCGCGTGGCTGAAAAGCCATCTGGGCGAGCCGAAGCTGCGGGTGCTGGATGCGTCCTGGCACCTGCCGACCTCCGGGCGCGAGGGCAAGCAGGACTTCGTCGCCGGACACATTCCCGGCGCCGCTTTCTTCGATATCGACGCGATCTCCGACAGCACGCGCGGCCTGCCGCACATGTTGCCGACACCGGCGAACTTCGCGGCCGCGGTCGGCAAGCTCGGCATCGGGACAGACGACACCATCGTCATCTACGACACCGTGGGCCTGTTCTCTGCGCCGCGGGTGTGGTGGTCGTTCAGGGCGATGGGGGCCACGGACGTCCATGTGCTCGACGGCGGCCTGCCGGCATGGGTGGCGGCCGGCGGCACGCTCGCGCGCGGCCCGGCGATGACCTCGGCACGGACGTTCGTGCCAGCCTTCGACGCGACGAAGGTCGCCTCGCTGGACGACGTCAAGGCAGCCCTCACGACGGGCTCCGCCGTGGTGGCCGATGCCCGCCCCGCCGATCGCTTCATCGGCACCACGCCGGAACCACGGCCCGGCCTGCGCTGCGGCCACATGCCCGGCGCCCGCAACCTGCCCTTCACGCGCCTGATCGAGAACGGGCGGATGAAGCCGGCGGCCGAGATCGCGCGGCTGTTCGCAGAGGCCGGTATCGACACGACCCGTCCGATCATCACCTCCTGCGGCTCCGGCGTGACGGCTGCGGTCCTCAGCCTCGCGCTCGCCACCATCGGCGTGGAAGACGTCCGCCTCTATGACGGCTCGTGGACGGAGTGGGGCGGCAAGGCCGACGTGCCCGTCGTCACCGGCCCGGCCACCTGA
- a CDS encoding cysteine synthase A → MTIRPDVISTIGDTPLIRLRRASEITGCEILGKAEFLNPGQSVKDRAALFIIRDAIARGALKPGGVIVEGTAGNTGIGLALVAGAMGFRTVIVIPETQSEEKKLALRLMGAELVEVPAVPYRDPNNYVKLSGRLAEQLARTEPNGAIWANQFDNVANRQAHIETTGPEIWRDTGGRIDGFVAAVGSGGTLAGIGIALKGFDPNITIGLADPFGAALFSYYTTGKLESEGSSITEGIGQGRITANLEGAPVDVAYRISDEEAVSIVFDLAEHEGLCLGGSSGINVAGAIRLAKAMGPGHTIVTILCDYGTRYASKLFNPAFLREKGLPVPAFLERKPDFAIPFEPAP, encoded by the coding sequence ATGACCATTCGACCCGATGTGATCTCGACCATTGGCGACACCCCGTTGATCCGGCTGCGGCGCGCATCGGAGATAACGGGGTGCGAAATCCTCGGCAAGGCCGAGTTCCTCAATCCGGGCCAGTCGGTGAAGGATCGGGCCGCGCTGTTCATCATCCGCGACGCCATCGCCCGCGGCGCGCTAAAGCCGGGCGGCGTCATCGTGGAAGGCACGGCCGGCAATACCGGCATCGGGCTCGCGCTGGTGGCCGGCGCGATGGGCTTCCGCACGGTGATCGTGATTCCGGAAACCCAGTCGGAGGAAAAGAAGCTGGCGCTGCGCCTGATGGGGGCGGAACTCGTCGAAGTCCCCGCGGTGCCTTATCGCGATCCCAACAACTATGTGAAGCTCTCCGGCCGGCTCGCCGAACAGCTCGCCCGCACCGAGCCGAACGGCGCCATCTGGGCAAACCAGTTCGACAACGTCGCCAACAGGCAGGCACACATCGAGACGACGGGGCCGGAAATCTGGCGCGACACCGGCGGGCGCATCGACGGCTTCGTCGCGGCGGTCGGCTCGGGCGGCACGCTGGCCGGCATCGGCATTGCGCTGAAGGGCTTCGATCCCAATATCACCATCGGCCTCGCCGATCCGTTCGGCGCCGCGCTCTTCAGCTACTATACGACGGGCAAGCTGGAGTCCGAGGGCAGTTCGATCACGGAAGGCATCGGCCAAGGCCGCATCACCGCCAACCTGGAAGGCGCCCCCGTCGACGTCGCCTATCGCATCAGTGACGAGGAGGCGGTCTCCATCGTGTTCGATCTCGCCGAACACGAGGGCTTGTGCCTGGGCGGATCGTCCGGCATCAACGTCGCCGGTGCGATCCGACTCGCCAAGGCGATGGGACCGGGCCACACCATCGTGACGATCCTGTGCGATTACGGGACCCGTTACGCCTCGAAATTGTTCAACCCGGCGTTCCTGCGTGAGAAGGGGTTGCCAGTGCCGGCCTTCCTGGAACGGAAGCCGGACTTCGCGATCCCGTTCGAACCGGCGCCCTGA
- the cysE gene encoding serine O-acetyltransferase → MVHSPQRADIHGVISHDPVWSRVRLEAEQMAAAEPALTSLIVTTVLGQSRLEDAVVRRIADRLATPGVSSEQLRLTYLEALADEPAIGDTFRVDLMAVVDRDPACERFIEPVMFFKGFHAIETHRLANWLWRQGRRDYALYLQSRSSEVFQTDIHPAVPMGRGIFLDHATGLVVGSTATIGDDVSLLQGVTLGGTGKETGDRHPKIRRGVLIGAGAKILGNIEIGNCSRIAAGSVVLAPVPPNTTVAGVPARVVGKAGCAEPARSMDQLIGDTSGVDRSGSL, encoded by the coding sequence ATGGTCCATTCACCGCAACGTGCGGATATCCACGGCGTGATCAGTCACGATCCGGTGTGGTCGCGGGTGCGCCTGGAGGCCGAGCAGATGGCCGCGGCGGAACCCGCCCTCACCAGCCTGATCGTCACCACGGTGCTCGGCCAGTCCCGCCTGGAAGACGCCGTCGTGCGCCGCATCGCCGACAGGCTGGCGACGCCGGGCGTCTCGTCCGAGCAGCTGCGCCTGACCTATCTCGAGGCGCTGGCCGACGAGCCGGCGATCGGCGACACGTTCCGGGTCGACCTGATGGCGGTCGTCGACCGCGATCCCGCCTGCGAGCGGTTCATCGAGCCCGTGATGTTCTTCAAGGGTTTCCACGCCATCGAGACCCACCGGCTCGCCAACTGGCTGTGGCGGCAGGGCCGGCGCGACTATGCCCTCTATCTGCAGAGCCGGTCGTCCGAGGTGTTCCAGACCGACATCCATCCGGCGGTGCCGATGGGGCGCGGCATCTTCCTCGACCATGCCACCGGCCTCGTGGTCGGTTCCACGGCCACCATCGGCGACGATGTCTCGCTGCTGCAGGGTGTGACCCTCGGCGGCACCGGCAAGGAAACCGGCGACCGTCACCCCAAGATCCGCCGCGGCGTGCTGATCGGGGCGGGTGCCAAGATCCTCGGCAATATCGAGATCGGCAATTGCTCGCGCATCGCGGCCGGCTCGGTCGTGCTGGCGCCGGTTCCGCCGAACACCACCGTGGCCGGCGTTCCCGCCCGCGTGGTCGGCAAGGCGGGATGTGCCGAACCGGCCCGTTCGATGGATCAGTTGATCGGCGATACCTCGGGCGTCGACCGCAGCGGCTCGCTCTGA
- a CDS encoding DUF3126 family protein codes for MDRNEIKKLEGYLRRKFELENLTVKARPRKNDSAEVYIGEEFVGVLYRDDEDGELSWNFQMAILEMDLEE; via the coding sequence TTGGACCGCAACGAAATCAAGAAGCTCGAAGGCTATCTGCGCCGCAAGTTCGAGCTCGAGAACCTGACCGTGAAGGCGCGGCCGCGCAAGAACGACTCGGCCGAGGTCTATATCGGCGAGGAGTTCGTCGGCGTGCTCTACCGCGACGACGAGGACGGGGAACTGTCCTGGAATTTCCAGATGGCCATCCTGGAGATGGACCTGGAGGAGTAA
- a CDS encoding histidine phosphatase family protein: MILLRAGLFSLAMLLIAAFSAEVAAAPARVIILRHGEKGGGETLCSVGKERAEALAAQYLGKVDGASLLFDRPPAAFLAMTLHTLETATPIVDAWDMDLKTDPLMLEPAKNDHSFNAKLNLMNQRVANDLLTNPKWHGKTVVLVWEHYHIASEELESQFPGEQVTLRQLLHLDQLPDVPKTWPNPNYDYFWILHYDRPDATVPSSFRMMKQVFTAPYNNLPMNDWGQPENLPPGSGCT, from the coding sequence GTGATCCTTCTTCGCGCCGGCCTTTTTTCCCTTGCCATGCTTCTGATCGCAGCGTTCTCGGCCGAGGTGGCCGCCGCACCGGCGCGCGTCATCATCCTGCGGCACGGCGAGAAGGGCGGCGGCGAGACGCTGTGCAGCGTGGGCAAGGAGCGGGCCGAGGCGCTCGCGGCGCAATATCTCGGCAAGGTCGATGGCGCCAGCCTGCTGTTCGACCGGCCGCCCGCCGCGTTCCTCGCGATGACGCTCCACACGCTCGAAACCGCCACGCCCATCGTCGACGCCTGGGACATGGACCTCAAGACCGATCCGCTGATGCTGGAGCCGGCCAAGAACGACCATTCCTTCAATGCCAAGCTGAACCTGATGAACCAGCGGGTGGCGAACGACCTGCTGACCAATCCGAAATGGCACGGCAAGACCGTGGTTCTCGTCTGGGAGCACTATCACATCGCGAGCGAGGAACTCGAAAGCCAGTTTCCCGGCGAGCAGGTAACGTTGCGCCAGCTGCTCCATCTCGACCAGCTGCCGGACGTGCCGAAGACGTGGCCGAATCCCAACTACGACTATTTCTGGATCCTGCACTACGACCGGCCGGACGCGACCGTGCCGAGTTCGTTCCGGATGATGAAGCAGGTCTTCACCGCGCCCTACAACAACCTGCCCATGAACGACTGGGGGCAGCCGGAGAACCTGCCGCCGGGCTCCGGCTGTACCTGA
- a CDS encoding RbsD/FucU family protein — translation MLRHIDPILGPDLLHILRSMGHGDEIAIVDANFPAATMGKRVVRLDGVTATHAAEAILHLLPLDQFEPEAAFVMQQVHAPDELAPICVTFQEQVRAASDGRFGVRSIERFAFYERAKTAFAVVATGESRLYGNLILKKGVIEP, via the coding sequence ATGCTCAGGCACATCGACCCGATTCTCGGGCCGGACCTGCTCCACATCCTGCGCTCGATGGGCCATGGCGACGAGATCGCCATCGTCGATGCGAACTTCCCCGCCGCGACCATGGGCAAGCGCGTGGTGCGGCTCGACGGCGTAACCGCGACCCATGCGGCCGAGGCCATCCTTCACCTGCTGCCGCTCGACCAGTTCGAGCCGGAGGCCGCGTTCGTGATGCAGCAGGTGCACGCGCCCGACGAACTGGCGCCGATCTGCGTGACCTTCCAGGAGCAGGTGCGCGCCGCCTCCGACGGCCGCTTCGGCGTCCGCAGCATCGAGCGCTTCGCCTTCTACGAGCGCGCCAAGACCGCCTTCGCCGTGGTCGCGACCGGGGAGAGCCGGCTCTACGGCAACCTCATCCTGAAGAAGGGCGTGATCGAGCCCTAA
- a CDS encoding GntR family transcriptional regulator, giving the protein MAKSDHLYRRTANRILDAIEALEPGDPAPSEAVLTTLCGVSRSPVRAALQHLIQNGVLAVHGNERIVARKPLESDRFDETQVHSPADHVESVFMELVLRQDLLPGQRFTEAELARRADTSTAVVREYLIRLSRFGVIRKRPRGSWTLMAFDAAFANELADMRYILEMTAIDAFASLGADHPVWAEVERMIGRHKELASQIDERFHDFSALDQDFHAMIIGAKRNRFFSDMFDVMTLIFHYHYQWGKVGEKERNKVAVNEHLGILDALAARDIATAKDRLAAHLAVARRTLLHAISPSSRPNGPGNLPIAALPRMAEVGTAAEN; this is encoded by the coding sequence GTGGCCAAGTCGGACCATCTCTATCGCCGCACGGCGAATCGCATCCTGGACGCCATCGAGGCGCTTGAGCCGGGCGACCCCGCGCCGTCCGAGGCGGTGCTGACGACCCTGTGCGGCGTCAGCCGTTCTCCGGTGCGTGCCGCCCTCCAGCACCTCATCCAGAACGGTGTCCTCGCCGTTCACGGCAATGAGCGCATCGTCGCCCGAAAACCCCTCGAAAGCGACCGGTTCGACGAGACGCAGGTTCATTCCCCCGCTGACCACGTCGAAAGCGTGTTCATGGAACTCGTGCTGCGGCAGGATCTCCTGCCCGGTCAGCGCTTCACCGAGGCGGAACTCGCCCGGCGCGCCGATACGTCGACAGCGGTGGTGCGGGAATATCTCATCCGTCTGTCGCGGTTCGGCGTCATCCGCAAGCGCCCGCGCGGCAGCTGGACGCTGATGGCGTTCGATGCCGCGTTCGCCAACGAACTGGCGGACATGCGCTATATTCTAGAAATGACGGCGATCGACGCTTTTGCCTCGCTTGGTGCCGATCATCCGGTCTGGGCGGAAGTCGAGCGCATGATCGGCCGCCACAAGGAGCTGGCGTCCCAGATCGACGAGCGGTTTCACGACTTCTCGGCGCTCGATCAGGACTTTCACGCCATGATCATCGGCGCCAAGCGCAACCGCTTCTTCAGCGACATGTTCGACGTGATGACGCTGATCTTCCACTATCACTACCAGTGGGGGAAGGTCGGCGAGAAAGAGCGCAACAAGGTCGCCGTCAACGAGCATCTCGGCATCCTCGACGCGCTGGCCGCGCGCGACATTGCGACGGCGAAGGACAGGCTCGCCGCACACCTAGCGGTCGCCCGGCGCACGCTGCTGCACGCGATCTCACCCTCGTCGCGCCCGAACGGTCCCGGCAACCTGCCGATCGCCGCGCTGCCGCGCATGGCCGAAGTCGGCACCGCCGCCGAGAACTGA
- a CDS encoding alpha/beta hydrolase — translation MRALPQVWIPVFLISILVAGCGGRPINSLLPVTETVPGTSSVRMLVVTTRAAISSRPGEFFSGERGDEPAFADITVSIPPDANRRVGEIQWPSSVPGNPARNFVVTNVELENKAGALRTFKEITPKARPRRALVFVHGFNNRFDAAVFSLAQIVHDSKADVAPVLFTWPSRGRLLAYNYDRESAAFSRDALEEVLWALAKDPNIDEISILAHSMGTWLTMETLRQMSIRKGRLPAKLQNVVLAAPDIDFDVFLTQVRDIGKPRPEFIVFVSQDDKALAISSVLGGSISRLGAINPETDPYRKMLEAENINVIDLTKLSSGDPFNHNKFAESPEVVRAIGTRLAAGDSVTSSNASIGERIGLITTGAASAVGQTTGLLISAPISVVDGNTRASLGSQAQAVGESVGQTIEATTDTVTAVPGAAAGR, via the coding sequence GTGCGCGCGCTGCCTCAGGTCTGGATCCCGGTCTTCCTCATCAGCATCCTGGTCGCGGGTTGCGGCGGCCGGCCGATCAACTCGCTGTTGCCGGTCACCGAAACGGTGCCGGGCACCAGTTCTGTTCGGATGCTGGTGGTGACCACGCGCGCGGCGATCTCGAGCCGGCCGGGCGAGTTCTTCTCCGGCGAGCGTGGCGACGAACCGGCCTTCGCCGATATCACCGTCTCGATCCCGCCCGACGCAAACCGCCGGGTCGGCGAGATCCAGTGGCCGTCGAGCGTGCCGGGCAATCCGGCGCGGAATTTCGTCGTGACCAATGTCGAGCTTGAGAACAAGGCCGGCGCGCTGCGCACCTTCAAGGAGATCACCCCCAAGGCACGCCCGCGCCGCGCCCTGGTGTTCGTGCACGGCTTCAACAACCGCTTCGATGCCGCGGTGTTCAGCCTTGCCCAGATCGTCCACGATTCGAAAGCCGACGTGGCGCCGGTGCTGTTCACCTGGCCGTCGCGTGGCCGACTACTCGCCTACAATTACGACCGCGAAAGCGCGGCCTTCTCCCGCGATGCGCTCGAGGAAGTGCTGTGGGCGCTGGCCAAGGATCCGAACATCGACGAGATTTCGATCCTGGCCCACTCCATGGGCACCTGGCTCACCATGGAAACGCTGCGGCAGATGTCGATCCGCAAGGGCCGGCTGCCGGCAAAGCTGCAGAACGTCGTGCTCGCCGCACCCGACATCGATTTCGACGTGTTCCTGACGCAGGTGCGCGACATCGGCAAGCCGAGGCCGGAATTCATCGTGTTCGTGTCGCAGGACGACAAGGCCCTCGCGATCTCCAGCGTGCTCGGCGGCAGCATCTCGCGCCTCGGCGCCATCAACCCCGAGACCGATCCCTACCGCAAGATGCTCGAGGCGGAGAACATCAACGTCATCGACCTCACCAAGCTTTCGAGCGGCGATCCCTTCAACCACAACAAGTTCGCTGAAAGCCCGGAGGTGGTGCGCGCCATCGGGACCCGGCTTGCCGCGGGCGACTCGGTCACGTCCAGCAATGCCAGCATCGGCGAGCGCATCGGGCTGATCACCACCGGCGCTGCGTCCGCGGTGGGCCAGACGACCGGCCTGCTGATTTCCGCGCCGATCTCGGTGGTGGACGGAAACACGCGCGCGTCGCTCGGCAGTCAGGCGCAGGCCGTCGGCGAGTCGGTCGGCCAGACCATCGAGGCCACCACGGATACGGTCACAGCCGTGCCAGGGGCCGCCGCCGGCCGCTAA
- a CDS encoding DUF423 domain-containing protein: MKIEAVLAAVGSVFGACGVAAAAAGAHLTNLPNLPVAAQFLLIHAVAIVGLAALSAAFGGRKLVAWSAVVLAVGVVLFSGSLIWSDVFGASPMSSLAPVGGTTLIVGWLFSAVAGFSLLRR; encoded by the coding sequence ATGAAGATCGAAGCCGTTCTCGCCGCCGTCGGCAGCGTGTTCGGGGCGTGCGGGGTCGCGGCGGCAGCCGCGGGCGCCCACCTGACGAATCTGCCGAATCTGCCCGTGGCGGCGCAGTTCCTGCTGATCCATGCCGTCGCCATCGTCGGGCTCGCGGCGCTGTCCGCCGCGTTCGGGGGACGCAAGCTCGTCGCGTGGAGCGCCGTCGTCCTCGCCGTCGGTGTGGTTCTGTTCTCCGGGAGCCTCATCTGGAGCGATGTGTTCGGGGCAAGCCCGATGTCATCCCTGGCGCCCGTCGGCGGCACGACGCTGATCGTCGGCTGGCTGTTTTCCGCCGTCGCAGGTTTTTCCCTGCTGCGGCGCTGA
- a CDS encoding DUF1134 domain-containing protein, protein MNAFLVRLLTAIAILTAGASFARDAAFAQDYGGSDYSQPGAQGGGALPNPNPPTTFNSVPSPPVSAGTPPAANGGVMPPTYSSTEMIQTGNKFFGQISSGLATVVERAFSQYGEPNAYILGSEGSGAFFGGLRYGEGDIYSRQGQPQRIYWQGPSLGFDVGGDGARVMMLVYRLPSLQQLFQRFVGVNGSAYVVGGFGMTVLAAEPTYIVPVKSGLGARLGVNLGYLKFTAEPTWNPF, encoded by the coding sequence ATGAACGCCTTTCTCGTCAGGCTCCTGACCGCCATCGCCATCCTCACCGCCGGCGCATCGTTCGCCCGCGACGCCGCGTTCGCGCAGGACTATGGCGGCTCCGACTACAGCCAGCCTGGCGCCCAGGGCGGCGGAGCCTTGCCGAACCCGAACCCGCCGACGACCTTCAACAGCGTGCCCTCGCCGCCGGTGTCGGCCGGCACGCCGCCCGCCGCGAACGGCGGGGTGATGCCGCCGACCTATTCCTCGACGGAGATGATCCAGACCGGCAACAAGTTCTTCGGTCAGATCTCGAGCGGACTCGCCACGGTCGTCGAGCGCGCGTTCTCGCAATATGGCGAGCCGAACGCCTACATCCTCGGCAGCGAGGGATCCGGCGCGTTCTTCGGTGGCCTGCGCTATGGCGAGGGCGACATCTACAGCCGCCAGGGTCAGCCGCAGCGCATCTACTGGCAGGGGCCCTCGCTTGGCTTCGACGTGGGCGGCGATGGCGCGAGGGTGATGATGCTGGTCTACCGGCTGCCCTCGCTTCAGCAGCTGTTCCAGCGCTTCGTCGGCGTCAACGGATCGGCCTATGTGGTGGGCGGGTTCGGCATGACGGTGCTCGCGGCGGAGCCGACCTATATCGTGCCCGTCAAGTCGGGTCTCGGCGCGCGGCTCGGCGTCAATCTCGGCTACCTGAAGTTCACCGCCGAGCCGACCTGGAATCCCTTCTGA
- the chpT gene encoding histidine phosphotransferase ChpT, protein MSLDLAALLCSRICHDVISPVGAITNGLEVLDEDDSGDMREVAMDLIRKSARQASARLQFARLAFGFAGSAGASIDLADAERLAKGYVDSDKTSLDWRMPAALVAKDRVKLLLTLIVLALQAIPRGGSIRVWSPGSAEIDDLTVVATGSHARIPAGIEDLIAGTQTEPLDAHSVVPYYVGLLARSVGLAIRISRDGDVVTFVASSRAAA, encoded by the coding sequence ATGAGCCTCGACCTCGCCGCGCTGTTGTGCAGCCGCATCTGCCACGACGTCATCAGCCCCGTCGGCGCCATCACCAACGGCCTCGAAGTGCTCGACGAGGACGATTCGGGCGACATGCGGGAGGTCGCGATGGACCTGATCCGCAAGAGCGCGCGGCAGGCTTCCGCCCGGCTCCAGTTCGCGCGCCTGGCGTTCGGCTTCGCGGGTTCGGCCGGGGCATCCATCGATCTCGCCGACGCCGAGCGGCTGGCGAAGGGATATGTCGACAGCGACAAGACCAGCCTCGACTGGCGCATGCCCGCCGCGCTCGTCGCCAAGGACCGGGTCAAGCTGCTGCTGACGCTCATCGTGCTGGCCCTCCAGGCTATTCCGCGGGGCGGCTCGATCCGGGTGTGGTCGCCGGGCAGCGCCGAGATCGACGATCTGACAGTCGTCGCGACGGGCTCCCACGCGCGCATTCCGGCCGGAATCGAGGACCTGATCGCGGGCACCCAGACCGAACCGCTCGATGCCCATAGCGTGGTGCCGTATTATGTCGGCCTCCTGGCGCGCTCCGTGGGGCTTGCGATCCGCATCTCCAGGGACGGCGACGTAGTCACCTTCGTCGCCTCGTCGCGCGCCGCCGCCTGA
- the ctrA gene encoding response regulator transcription factor CtrA: protein MRVLLIEDDSAIAQSIELMLKSERFNIYVTDLGEEGIDLGKLYDYDIILLDLNLPDMSGYEVLRALRLSKVKTPILILSGLGNIEDKVRGLGFGADDYMTKPFHKDELIARIHAVVRRSKGHAQSVIQTGELTVNLDTKTVEVGGSRVHLTGKEYQMLELLSLRKGTTLTKEMFLNHLYGGMDEPELKIIDVFICKLRKKLTAATNGRNYIETVWGRGYVLRDGEDEPVRDTA from the coding sequence ATGCGCGTACTGCTGATTGAAGACGACAGCGCTATCGCGCAGAGCATCGAGCTGATGCTGAAGTCCGAGCGCTTCAACATCTACGTGACGGATCTTGGCGAGGAAGGCATCGACCTCGGCAAGCTCTACGATTACGACATCATTCTGCTCGATCTGAACCTTCCGGATATGTCCGGTTACGAGGTTCTTCGTGCTCTGCGCCTGTCCAAGGTCAAGACGCCGATCCTGATTCTCTCCGGACTCGGCAATATCGAGGACAAGGTGCGCGGTCTCGGCTTCGGCGCCGACGACTACATGACCAAGCCCTTCCACAAGGACGAGCTGATCGCGCGCATCCACGCCGTGGTCCGCCGCTCCAAGGGCCACGCCCAGTCGGTGATCCAGACGGGCGAACTCACCGTCAATCTCGACACCAAGACCGTGGAGGTCGGGGGCAGCCGCGTGCACCTCACCGGCAAGGAGTACCAGATGCTGGAGCTCCTTTCGCTGCGCAAGGGCACGACGCTCACCAAGGAGATGTTCCTCAACCATCTCTATGGTGGCATGGACGAGCCCGAGCTGAAGATCATCGACGTCTTCATCTGCAAGCTGCGCAAGAAGCTGACGGCGGCGACCAACGGGCGCAACTATATCGAGACCGTCTGGGGCCGCGGCTACGTTCTGCGCGACGGCGAGGACGAGCCGGTCCGCGATACCGCCTGA
- a CDS encoding ribbon-helix-helix domain-containing protein: protein MEKRSLTLDGHRTSLALEPAFWSGIEAVAAARGLSLPALVSTIDRERGAGGLASAVRVTVLDHFRDLSRR, encoded by the coding sequence ATGGAAAAGCGCTCCCTCACCCTTGACGGCCACCGCACCAGCCTCGCGCTGGAGCCTGCCTTCTGGAGCGGCATCGAGGCGGTGGCGGCGGCGCGGGGTCTGAGCCTTCCCGCGCTTGTCAGCACCATCGACCGGGAACGGGGCGCGGGCGGGCTCGCGTCCGCGGTGCGCGTGACCGTGCTCGACCACTTCCGGGATCTTTCGCGGCGCTGA
- a CDS encoding DUF4169 family protein: protein MADIVNLRLVRKRKARAEREATAEANRILFGRTAAERGQARSEAESAARHLDGHRLGTDGPPPGDNEKDA from the coding sequence ATGGCGGACATCGTCAATCTGCGACTGGTGCGCAAACGCAAGGCCCGCGCCGAGCGCGAGGCTACGGCGGAGGCGAACCGCATCCTGTTCGGACGCACCGCGGCCGAGCGCGGGCAGGCGCGTTCTGAAGCCGAGAGCGCCGCGCGCCACCTCGACGGGCACCGCCTCGGCACGGATGGCCCGCCCCCCGGCGACAACGAGAAAGACGCCTGA